The proteins below come from a single Tachypleus tridentatus isolate NWPU-2018 chromosome 13, ASM421037v1, whole genome shotgun sequence genomic window:
- the LOC143240796 gene encoding transcription cofactor vestigial-like protein 4, with protein MERKRHSTPYIFSESSSDSNEPLDMTKKCCKTYEQSGTISYGQLQQQRPSVITCAPALMHSHCQRTDHSHSVGHPSHGGDNIKPGYRREIVAGMCDSVIDEHFRRSLGKDYPEFLSSATPTAPSVSVTVDDHFAKALGDIWLRLQQTKSGRRDITTLTPAASGPRLTSGSPSSSTLLQHPQEIVST; from the exons ATGGAAAGAAAACGGCACTCAACTCCATACATATTTTCCGAGTCCTCGTCAGACAGCAATGAGCCATTAGACATGACCAAAAAATGCTGTAAGACTTATGAACAGTCTGGAACCATATCTTATGGACAGTTACAACAGCAGAGACCATCAGTGATAACATGTGCTCCAGCCCTGATGCATTCACATTGTCAGAGAACTGACCACTCGCATAGTGTGGGACATCCATCTCATGGTGGTGATAATATTAAACCTGGTTATCGACGGGAGATAGTGGCAG GCATGTGTGATTCTGTTATTGATGAACACTTCAGGAGATCTTTGGGGAAAGATTACCCAGAATTTCTTTCATCTGCAACTCCTACAGCTCCAAGTGTATCAGTAACAG TTGATGACCACTTTGCTAAAGCTCTAGGAGATATCTGGTTAAGGCTCCAACAAACCAAATCTGGTAGAAGGGATATCACCACCCTAACACCAGCTGCCTCAGGGCCAAGGCTGACATCAGGTTCTCCCTCATCATCTACCTTACTGCAGCATCCTCAAGAAATAGTGTCTACTTAA